One Anthonomus grandis grandis chromosome 13, icAntGran1.3, whole genome shotgun sequence DNA segment encodes these proteins:
- the LOC126744185 gene encoding uncharacterized protein LOC126744185 has protein sequence MPRHNLFSNAEMRDMLCVYAQANFNGRETHRRYSELYPNRRQPDFKIFKNLYDRLGEAGTFRPKRNSAGRPKVITPEQEEEILVRVAENPEISARHAAAATGVGKSSICKIFHEEGLYPYHFTPVQNILENDFAPRIEFARFCRAQINADPMFLNEILFTDEATFTRRGIFNFRNKHTWAIQNRHSVHERHFQHEFKINVWCGIIDNHLLGPFELPPNLNGEIF, from the coding sequence ATGCCGAGGCACaatcttttttcaaatgccGAAATGAGGGATATGTTGTGTGTATATGCGCAGGCAAATTTTAATGGACGCGAAACTCATAGACGATATTCAGAACTCTATCCAAATCGAAGACAACCTGATTTCAAGATCTTCAAAAATCTTTACGATCGATTAGGAGAAGCAGGTACATTTCGTCCTAAACGGAATTCCGCAGGGCGCCCGAAGGTTATAACTccagaacaagaagaagaaattctGGTCCGCGTGgctgaaaatccggaaataagTGCAAGACATGCTGCTGCGGCAACTGGAGTAGGCAAGTCAtccatttgtaaaatatttcacgaAGAGGGTCTTTATCCGTATCATTTCACTCCTGtgcaaaatatattagaaaatgattttgcGCCCAGGATAGAATTTGCCCGTTTTTGCCGTGCCCAAATAAATGCCGACCCCATGTTTCTGAATGAGATACTATTTACTGATGAAGCAACGTTTACACGTAGaggcattttcaattttagaaataaacacaCATGGGCAATACAAAATCGACATTCAGTACACGAACGTCATTTCCAAcatgaattcaaaattaatgtatggtgtggtataaTCGATAATCATTTATTGGGCCCTTTCGAACTACCGCCCAATTTAAACGGGGAAATTTTTTGA